Proteins co-encoded in one Papaver somniferum cultivar HN1 chromosome 5, ASM357369v1, whole genome shotgun sequence genomic window:
- the LOC113283995 gene encoding zinc finger CCCH domain-containing protein ZFN-like isoform X2, translating to MDYDARIQMSRGIVVTEGGSSLSPPLDEETLWQLNLRATEAMDPGPYPERPGEQDCTYYIRTGLCRFGMTCRFNHPPNRKLAIAAARMKGGYPERVGQPECQYYLKTGTCKFGATCKFHHPRDKAGIAGRVLLNILGYPLRTNEQECAYYLRTGQCKFGNTCKYNHPQPSSSMVSLRGSPVYPAVQSPTTPGQQSYPGGITNWVSRASFIASPRWQGPSSYAPLILPQGVVPVQGWNAYALGSGSSSESQQQTSGTSQFYGTTRPSDTTSVGVQGFSSFRSGSAPSGIYALQRENVFPERPDQPECQFYMKTGDCKFGAVCRFHHPRERLIPVPNCLLSPLGLPLRPGEPLCIFYSRYGICKFGPNCKFDHPMGPFSYGISASSSVDVPIIRRLLGSSAGSAALPLSSDGSVEAGSGKPRRLSLSEARQMPSSDENIDPEVS from the exons ATGGATTACGATGCTAGAATTCAGATGTCTAGAGGAATTGTGGTTACTGAAGGAGGATCTTCCCTTTCTCCTCCTTTAGATGAAG AGACATTGTGGCAATTGAACTTGAGAGCTACTGAAGCTATGGATCCTGGACCCTATCCTGAGCGTCCAGGAGAGCAAGATTGCACATATTACATTAGGACTGGGCTATGTAGATTTGGAATGACGTGCCGGTTTAACCATCCTCCAAACAGGAAGCTG GCAATTGCTGCTGCTAGGATGAAGGGAGGGTACCCTGAAAGAGTGGGCCAACCTGAGTGTCAG TACTATTTGAAGACCGGAACTTGCAAATTTGGAGCCACATGCAAGTTTCACCATCCCAGGGACAAGGCTGGAATTGCTGGAAGAGTTCTATTAAATATTTTAGGCTATCCTCTTCGAACG AATGAGCAGGAATGTGCTTATTATTTAAGGACTGGACAATGCAAGTTTGGGAACACCTGTAAATACAATCACCCACAGCCATCTAGTAGTATGGTTTCTCTCCGTGGGTCACCTGTTTATCCTGCTGTACAATCTCCTACAACTCCTGGTCAGCAGTCATATCCTGGAGGAATTACAAACTGGGTGTCAAGGGCCTCTTTTATTGCTAGCCCACGTTGGCAAGGTCCTTCAAGTTATGCTCCATTAATTCTACCCCAGGGGGTCGTACCCGTTCAAGGATGGAATGCATATGCT CTGGGGTCAGGTTCATCTTCAGAGAGCCAGCAGCAAACATCAGGAACTAGTCAGTTTTATGGGACTACCAGACCAAGTGACACAACAAGCGTAGGAGTtcaaggattttcttcctttcgtTCTGGTTCTGCTCCTTCAGGGATTTATGCATTGCAAAGGGAAAACGTGTTCCCTGAGAGACCTGATCAGCCTGAATGCCAGTTTTACATGAAGACTGGTGATTGTAAGTTTGGTGCCGTTTGCAGGTTCCATCATCCCAGAGAGAGATTGATTCCTGTTCCTAACTGTCTGCTGAGTCCCTTGGGCCTTCCATTACGTCCT GGAGAGCCTTTGTGCATCTTTTACTCTCGTTATGGTATCTGCAAATTTGGTCCAAATTGCAAATTTGACCATCCTATGGGACCCTTCTCGTATGGTATTTCTGCTTCATCTTCAGTTGACGTTCCAATCATTCGCCGTCTTTTAGGATCTTCAGCAGGGTCTGCTGCTTTACCACTGTCATCAGATGGGTCAGTAGAAGCAGGCTCAGGAAAACCACGTCGACTTTCACTGTCAGAGGCACGCCAGATGCCTTCTTCTGATGAAAACATTGATCCTGAGGTTTCATAG
- the LOC113283994 gene encoding pentatricopeptide repeat-containing protein At1g64583, mitochondrial-like, whose translation MGLEKHFTRLATCQTTSYLDCRYRYAHSDTLCEGGLVDEALVLFSEMHCDSNTVPNVIVYTSLVNGFCNSGRLNEAKRVFDEMVSRGIFANVTTYTTLIHGHCLSF comes from the exons ATGGGTCTAGAAAAGCATTTTACAAGGCTTGCAACTTGTCAAACAACGTCATATCTGGACTGTCGCTACAGGTACGCACATTCAG ATACTCTTTGCGAAGGAGGTCTAGTTGATGAAGCTTTGGTTCTCTTCTCCGAAATGCATTGTGATTCAAATACGGTACCTAATGTCATTGTTTACACTTCTTTGGTCAATGGATTTTGCAATTCAGGCCGGTTGAATGAGGCAAAGAGAGTCTTTGACGAGATGGTTAGTAGAGGAATCTTTGCCAATGTGACGACTTATACTACTTTGATTCATGGTCATTGTCTAAGTTTCTAG
- the LOC113283995 gene encoding zinc finger CCCH domain-containing protein ZFN-like isoform X1, translating into MDYDARIQMSRGIVVTEGGSSLSPPLDEETLWQLNLRATEAMDPGPYPERPGEQDCTYYIRTGLCRFGMTCRFNHPPNRKLAIAAARMKGGYPERVGQPECQYYLKTGTCKFGATCKFHHPRDKAGIAGRVLLNILGYPLRTNEQECAYYLRTGQCKFGNTCKYNHPQPSSSMVSLRGSPVYPAVQSPTTPGQQSYPGGITNWVSRASFIASPRWQGPSSYAPLILPQGVVPVQGWNAYAGQLGSGSSSESQQQTSGTSQFYGTTRPSDTTSVGVQGFSSFRSGSAPSGIYALQRENVFPERPDQPECQFYMKTGDCKFGAVCRFHHPRERLIPVPNCLLSPLGLPLRPGEPLCIFYSRYGICKFGPNCKFDHPMGPFSYGISASSSVDVPIIRRLLGSSAGSAALPLSSDGSVEAGSGKPRRLSLSEARQMPSSDENIDPEVS; encoded by the exons ATGGATTACGATGCTAGAATTCAGATGTCTAGAGGAATTGTGGTTACTGAAGGAGGATCTTCCCTTTCTCCTCCTTTAGATGAAG AGACATTGTGGCAATTGAACTTGAGAGCTACTGAAGCTATGGATCCTGGACCCTATCCTGAGCGTCCAGGAGAGCAAGATTGCACATATTACATTAGGACTGGGCTATGTAGATTTGGAATGACGTGCCGGTTTAACCATCCTCCAAACAGGAAGCTG GCAATTGCTGCTGCTAGGATGAAGGGAGGGTACCCTGAAAGAGTGGGCCAACCTGAGTGTCAG TACTATTTGAAGACCGGAACTTGCAAATTTGGAGCCACATGCAAGTTTCACCATCCCAGGGACAAGGCTGGAATTGCTGGAAGAGTTCTATTAAATATTTTAGGCTATCCTCTTCGAACG AATGAGCAGGAATGTGCTTATTATTTAAGGACTGGACAATGCAAGTTTGGGAACACCTGTAAATACAATCACCCACAGCCATCTAGTAGTATGGTTTCTCTCCGTGGGTCACCTGTTTATCCTGCTGTACAATCTCCTACAACTCCTGGTCAGCAGTCATATCCTGGAGGAATTACAAACTGGGTGTCAAGGGCCTCTTTTATTGCTAGCCCACGTTGGCAAGGTCCTTCAAGTTATGCTCCATTAATTCTACCCCAGGGGGTCGTACCCGTTCAAGGATGGAATGCATATGCT GGTCAGCTGGGGTCAGGTTCATCTTCAGAGAGCCAGCAGCAAACATCAGGAACTAGTCAGTTTTATGGGACTACCAGACCAAGTGACACAACAAGCGTAGGAGTtcaaggattttcttcctttcgtTCTGGTTCTGCTCCTTCAGGGATTTATGCATTGCAAAGGGAAAACGTGTTCCCTGAGAGACCTGATCAGCCTGAATGCCAGTTTTACATGAAGACTGGTGATTGTAAGTTTGGTGCCGTTTGCAGGTTCCATCATCCCAGAGAGAGATTGATTCCTGTTCCTAACTGTCTGCTGAGTCCCTTGGGCCTTCCATTACGTCCT GGAGAGCCTTTGTGCATCTTTTACTCTCGTTATGGTATCTGCAAATTTGGTCCAAATTGCAAATTTGACCATCCTATGGGACCCTTCTCGTATGGTATTTCTGCTTCATCTTCAGTTGACGTTCCAATCATTCGCCGTCTTTTAGGATCTTCAGCAGGGTCTGCTGCTTTACCACTGTCATCAGATGGGTCAGTAGAAGCAGGCTCAGGAAAACCACGTCGACTTTCACTGTCAGAGGCACGCCAGATGCCTTCTTCTGATGAAAACATTGATCCTGAGGTTTCATAG